From a single Streptomyces sp. NBC_01264 genomic region:
- a CDS encoding NAD(P)-dependent oxidoreductase, giving the protein MPAAARHGVAVTHTPGSNANAVAEFALAQRLALTRDLEVHNEASHQGRWPSPAAPTVELSELTLGIVGLGRIGLTLAGRAAALGMGVQGFSRNPAGGSVPLARSLTTLLTTSDVVSLHLPLTPRTRGMIGRAELALMRQGSILLNTARGGIVDEQALADALRDPVHPLAAAAVDTFEHEHAAFASPLFGLPNALLTPHVAGMTRNAMATAALRCADHIAALLADRPDGVPVVTA; this is encoded by the coding sequence TTGCCTGCCGCCGCTCGCCACGGCGTCGCGGTCACCCATACCCCGGGGTCCAACGCGAACGCGGTCGCCGAGTTCGCCCTTGCCCAGCGGCTCGCCCTGACTCGAGATCTCGAGGTGCACAACGAGGCCTCGCACCAGGGTCGTTGGCCTTCACCGGCCGCGCCGACGGTGGAGCTGTCGGAGCTGACCCTGGGCATCGTCGGCCTGGGCCGGATCGGCCTGACCCTGGCCGGCCGGGCGGCCGCTCTGGGCATGGGTGTTCAGGGCTTCTCCCGGAACCCGGCCGGGGGCTCGGTGCCCCTGGCACGCTCTCTCACCACGCTGCTGACGACCAGTGACGTGGTCTCCCTGCACCTTCCGCTCACACCGCGGACCCGAGGGATGATCGGTCGGGCGGAGCTGGCGCTGATGCGGCAGGGGTCGATACTGCTGAACACCGCCCGGGGCGGGATCGTCGATGAGCAGGCGCTGGCGGATGCGCTGCGCGACCCCGTACATCCTCTCGCGGCAGCCGCCGTCGACACCTTTGAGCACGAGCACGCCGCCTTCGCGTCCCCGCTCTTCGGTCTGCCGAACGCCCTGCTGACCCCGCATGTCGCCGGGATGACCAGGAACGCCATGGCCACTGCGGCCCTTCGCTGCGCGGACCACATCGCGGCCCTGCTCGCCGACCGCCCGGACGGCGTACCCGTGGTGACCGCGTAA
- a CDS encoding OsmC family protein, whose amino-acid sequence MTPDSLRSVTVERTGPGMFTATNSRGDTISFGTGSGGGFTPVELFLAAIGGCSAADVDVATSRHAEPTEFSVDVHGHKVEDADGNRMTDLEAAFTVRFPTGEAGDRARTILPRAVKTSHDKLCTVSRTVEAGTPVAVKVVDTN is encoded by the coding sequence ATGACACCTGACTCCCTGCGCTCCGTCACCGTCGAGCGGACCGGTCCTGGCATGTTCACCGCGACCAACTCCCGCGGTGACACGATCAGCTTCGGCACCGGATCGGGCGGGGGCTTCACCCCCGTCGAGCTCTTCCTCGCCGCGATCGGCGGCTGCTCCGCCGCCGACGTGGACGTTGCCACCAGTCGGCACGCCGAACCCACCGAGTTCTCCGTCGACGTCCACGGGCACAAGGTCGAGGACGCCGACGGCAACCGCATGACGGACCTGGAAGCCGCCTTCACCGTCCGCTTCCCCACGGGCGAGGCCGGCGACCGGGCCCGTACGATCCTGCCTCGCGCGGTGAAGACGTCCCACGACAAGCTCTGCACGGTCAGCCGCACGGTGGAGGCCGGGACCCCGGTCGCGGTCAAGGTCGTCGACACGAACTGA